A single Henriciella sp. AS95 DNA region contains:
- a CDS encoding class I SAM-dependent methyltransferase codes for MKPPIPKEFWDDRFSGDEFAYGDRASRLLMGWCDVVSSEAKTALVPACGEGRDAVYLASLGLDVTAVDMSELGLAKTEALAKARGVMVKTVQANLFEWDWPDAGFDVVASMFAHMPPDARPKLHALYKKTLKPGGLIFIEGFSPEQIAYQKRYNSGGPQEVDMLYAAGMIQGDFDDLETLAFWTGVETLNEGKYHTGPAALLRAVFRKDGD; via the coding sequence ATGAAGCCGCCCATTCCAAAAGAATTCTGGGATGACCGGTTTTCCGGAGACGAATTTGCCTATGGAGATCGCGCCAGCCGTCTTTTGATGGGCTGGTGCGATGTCGTCTCCTCCGAGGCGAAGACAGCGCTCGTGCCCGCCTGTGGAGAGGGGCGCGATGCCGTCTATCTCGCATCGCTCGGTCTAGACGTGACAGCGGTAGACATGTCCGAGCTCGGGCTGGCCAAGACCGAAGCGCTCGCGAAGGCGCGCGGCGTGATGGTCAAAACGGTCCAGGCGAACCTCTTCGAATGGGATTGGCCGGACGCCGGATTCGACGTTGTGGCCTCCATGTTCGCGCATATGCCGCCAGATGCGAGGCCAAAGCTTCACGCACTGTACAAGAAGACGCTGAAGCCCGGCGGACTGATTTTCATTGAAGGCTTCTCGCCTGAGCAGATCGCCTATCAGAAACGATACAATTCCGGTGGCCCGCAGGAGGTGGACATGCTCTACGCGGCGGGGATGATCCAGGGCGATTTCGACGATCTGGAAACACTGGCCTTCTGGACCGGTGTCGAGACGCTGAATGAAGGCAAATATCACACGGGGCCTGCGGCGCTGCTGCGCGCCGTGTTCCGCAAGGATGGAGACTAA
- a CDS encoding phosphoglycerate kinase yields MADFKRLDDADGLAEKTALVRVDFNVPMNDAGEVTDDTRLRAALDTVQALSGKGAKVALLAHFGRPKGEVKPEMSLKPVAEAFASVLGAPVAFASDCVGEVAENAIHSVQGGGVVLLENTRFKPGEEKNDPDLADEMAKLGDLYVNDAFSAAHRAHVSTEGLARRLPAYAGKSMERELDALNAALGSPERPVLAVVGGAKVSSKIDLLKNLVSKVDMLAIGGGMANTFLAARGVNVGKSLCEHDLADTCRQIEANAKDAGCEILLPVDVVVAKEFAANAENRTCAAGDVAEDEMILDAGPATVEALEAAMDRAKTLVWNGPLGAFELNPFDVATVSAARSAASRAKAGHLIAVAGGGDTVAALNHAGAAEDFTFVSTAGGAFLEWMEGKALPGVEALKH; encoded by the coding sequence ATGGCAGATTTCAAACGGCTCGACGATGCAGACGGGCTCGCCGAAAAGACGGCCCTGGTTCGCGTCGATTTCAATGTGCCGATGAATGATGCGGGCGAGGTGACGGATGATACGCGCCTTCGCGCGGCGCTGGACACGGTGCAGGCCTTGTCCGGCAAGGGTGCCAAGGTTGCGCTGCTCGCCCACTTCGGGCGGCCAAAGGGTGAAGTGAAGCCCGAAATGAGCCTGAAGCCTGTCGCTGAGGCCTTTGCGAGCGTACTGGGCGCGCCAGTGGCGTTTGCGTCCGATTGCGTCGGCGAAGTGGCCGAAAATGCCATCCACTCCGTCCAGGGCGGCGGCGTTGTCCTTTTGGAGAATACGCGCTTCAAGCCGGGCGAAGAGAAGAATGATCCGGATCTCGCCGACGAGATGGCAAAGCTCGGCGACCTTTATGTGAATGATGCGTTTTCAGCCGCGCATCGCGCACACGTCTCCACTGAGGGCCTGGCCCGCCGCCTGCCGGCCTATGCAGGCAAGTCCATGGAGCGGGAGCTCGATGCGCTGAATGCGGCGCTTGGGTCGCCTGAGCGACCGGTGCTGGCTGTGGTCGGCGGAGCGAAGGTTTCGTCGAAGATCGACCTTCTGAAAAACCTCGTCTCAAAAGTGGACATGCTGGCGATTGGCGGGGGCATGGCGAACACCTTCCTGGCCGCGCGCGGCGTGAATGTCGGCAAGTCGCTGTGTGAGCATGACCTCGCCGATACGTGCCGGCAGATCGAAGCCAATGCCAAAGACGCGGGCTGCGAAATCCTGCTGCCGGTGGACGTGGTCGTGGCGAAGGAATTTGCGGCCAATGCCGAGAACCGGACTTGTGCGGCCGGCGATGTCGCAGAGGACGAAATGATCCTCGATGCTGGCCCAGCGACAGTCGAGGCGCTGGAAGCGGCCATGGACCGGGCGAAGACGCTGGTCTGGAACGGCCCGCTCGGCGCGTTCGAGCTCAATCCGTTCGATGTCGCGACGGTTTCGGCTGCGCGCAGCGCGGCGTCACGCGCGAAAGCTGGTCATCTGATCGCTGTTGCCGGTGGGGGTGACACGGTTGCAGCGCTCAATCATGCAGGGGCGGCGGAAGACTTCACGTTCGTGTCGACGGCCGGTGGCGCTTTTCTTGAATGGATGGAAGGTAAAGCTCTTCCAGGCGTGGAAGCACTGAAGCATTAG
- a CDS encoding fructose bisphosphate aldolase, whose translation MANAEMTKQASEKDGFIAALDQSGGSTPKALRLYGVSEDAYSNDEEMFGLIHDMRARIIKSPAFNGDKVMGAILFERTMDGDIDGTPTAKYLWEECGVVPFLKVDKGLADEKDGVQVMKPMPDLDALLEKAVAKGIFGTKMRSVINAANPAGISAVVHQQFDVGRQILGHGLVPIIEPEVTISIADKAEAEEILLKEIKTQLDALGADQKVMLKLTLPEKANLYKSLVDHPNVMRVVALSGGYSREEANDRLSKNTGMIASFSRALTEGLSADQADDAFNSMLSNSIDSICEASRAG comes from the coding sequence ATGGCAAATGCTGAAATGACGAAACAGGCGAGCGAGAAGGACGGCTTTATTGCTGCGCTCGACCAATCGGGCGGTTCGACACCGAAGGCGCTCCGGCTCTATGGGGTGAGCGAAGATGCCTATTCCAATGATGAGGAGATGTTCGGCCTCATCCACGACATGCGTGCACGGATCATCAAGTCACCTGCCTTCAATGGCGACAAGGTGATGGGCGCGATCCTGTTCGAACGCACCATGGATGGCGACATCGATGGCACGCCGACGGCGAAGTATCTCTGGGAAGAGTGCGGTGTCGTTCCTTTCCTCAAGGTCGACAAGGGACTGGCAGACGAGAAAGACGGCGTTCAGGTGATGAAGCCAATGCCGGACCTTGATGCGCTGCTGGAAAAAGCGGTCGCCAAAGGCATTTTCGGCACCAAGATGCGCTCTGTGATCAATGCGGCGAACCCGGCGGGCATTTCCGCGGTCGTTCACCAGCAATTCGATGTTGGCCGCCAGATTCTCGGCCATGGCCTCGTGCCGATCATTGAGCCGGAAGTCACGATTTCGATCGCTGACAAGGCCGAGGCTGAAGAGATCCTTCTCAAGGAGATCAAGACGCAGCTCGACGCCTTGGGCGCGGACCAGAAAGTGATGCTGAAGCTGACGCTTCCAGAGAAGGCGAACCTCTACAAGTCGCTGGTTGATCATCCGAATGTGATGCGGGTTGTCGCCCTGTCGGGTGGATACTCGCGCGAAGAAGCGAATGACCGGCTGTCGAAGAATACCGGCATGATTGCAAGCTTCTCACGTGCGCTGACCGAAGGCCTGTCTGCCGATCAGGCCGATGACGCCTTCAACAGCATGCTGTCCAACTCCATCGACAGTATCTGCGAAGCGTCTCGCGCTGGCTGA
- a CDS encoding DUF1272 domain-containing protein has translation MLEMRPCCETCGKDLPADETGAVICSFECTYCKDCARNTHKGICPNCGGGFYPRPLRKGKALAKHPASTERIINRPS, from the coding sequence ATGCTAGAGATGCGACCCTGTTGCGAAACCTGCGGCAAAGACCTGCCAGCCGATGAGACTGGCGCGGTGATCTGTTCCTTTGAGTGCACCTATTGCAAGGACTGCGCGCGCAATACCCACAAGGGTATCTGCCCCAATTGCGGCGGCGGCTTCTATCCGCGTCCCCTGCGCAAGGGCAAGGCGCTGGCCAAACACCCGGCGAGCACAGAGCGCATTATCAATCGGCCGTCCTAG
- a CDS encoding VOC family protein: protein MKIFAAALSLAILGACASPATIAEETDNMPKTPATSLSAVGIGVADLDVSNTFYTDVIGMRPVATFNLDYMDEIVLVMPGGGSAIVLMEWTDGSERTLGSNGIKLVLRSPDPAALAARIRDAGYEIIREPTPSEAVGGAIVGFARDPDGYLLELLPLS, encoded by the coding sequence ATGAAGATATTCGCCGCCGCGTTGAGCCTCGCCATCCTTGGTGCATGCGCCAGTCCGGCCACCATCGCTGAGGAGACAGACAACATGCCGAAAACGCCCGCCACATCCCTCTCTGCTGTCGGCATTGGTGTGGCCGACCTCGACGTCTCCAACACATTCTACACCGACGTGATCGGCATGCGCCCCGTCGCGACGTTCAATCTCGACTATATGGACGAGATTGTCCTCGTCATGCCGGGCGGCGGCAGCGCCATCGTCCTGATGGAGTGGACCGATGGCAGCGAGCGCACGCTTGGCAGCAATGGTATCAAGCTCGTGCTGCGCTCACCAGACCCGGCCGCGCTCGCCGCCAGGATCCGTGACGCCGGATACGAGATCATCCGTGAGCCAACGCCCTCCGAAGCGGTCGGCGGTGCCATTGTCGGTTTCGCAAGAGATCCGGACGGTTATCTGCTCGAACTGCTGCCGCTCAGCTAG
- a CDS encoding glutathione S-transferase family protein: MPILYEHPLSPYAQKVKISLREKGIEFESRPPAGLGTGADSDFLRGNPRGEVPFLRDGDAAIFDSTVILEYIEDRWPSPPMLPQTPVERARARQIEEVMDTHYEAINWGLGELNYFERAEGELKATMEKRAGKQIAGLHDWLERRLGNRTWFNGETFGWADLCVFPHVNGSTRFGFEPKLGSALSDWRSRAMRRDSVARTATEAVSAISNMENVAAAIEAGLFKREYRDHRLEWMIKSGGLDVVLDGLKRDNIRFTPDFG, from the coding sequence ATGCCAATCCTCTACGAACATCCGCTGTCGCCTTATGCGCAGAAGGTCAAAATATCGCTTCGGGAGAAAGGCATCGAATTCGAAAGCCGCCCGCCAGCAGGCCTCGGGACCGGCGCTGATAGTGATTTCCTGCGCGGTAATCCGCGCGGCGAAGTGCCTTTCCTTCGCGATGGAGACGCTGCGATTTTCGATTCGACGGTCATCCTAGAATATATTGAAGACAGGTGGCCGAGCCCGCCCATGCTGCCGCAGACCCCGGTCGAACGGGCGCGCGCCCGACAGATCGAGGAGGTGATGGATACCCATTATGAGGCGATCAATTGGGGGCTGGGAGAGCTCAACTATTTCGAACGCGCCGAAGGGGAGCTGAAAGCCACCATGGAGAAACGCGCGGGCAAGCAGATTGCGGGTCTTCATGACTGGCTGGAGCGGCGGCTTGGCAACCGGACCTGGTTTAATGGCGAGACTTTCGGATGGGCGGATTTGTGTGTTTTCCCGCATGTGAACGGGTCGACGCGCTTTGGCTTCGAGCCGAAGCTCGGCAGCGCGCTGTCTGATTGGAGAAGCCGTGCGATGCGCCGCGATAGCGTCGCAAGGACGGCGACAGAGGCTGTCTCCGCCATCAGCAATATGGAAAACGTGGCGGCCGCTATTGAAGCCGGACTGTTCAAGCGGGAATACCGCGACCACCGTCTGGAATGGATGATCAAGTCCGGCGGTCTGGACGTCGTTCTGGACGGGCTGAAGCGCGACAATATCCGCTTCACGCCGGACTTCGGCTGA
- the thiE gene encoding thiamine phosphate synthase, with translation MTEPKRQRTRLYLITPPEVPDADAFAKDVEAALQGGDVACLQVRIKPGGVLDEAGTEAVARALLPVCRKNDVALIINDSVDVCEKVGADGVHLGAMDMRVKDARKRLGKDLIIGATAKNSRHVAMEAGEQGADYVAFGAFFPTETKADTVPAEPELLEWWQAVMEVPCVAIGGITAERAKAISLVGADFVAVSSAVWSHPGGPKAAVAAFNAALDEAEGAF, from the coding sequence ATGACCGAACCAAAACGCCAGCGCACACGCCTCTATCTCATCACGCCGCCGGAAGTGCCGGATGCCGACGCCTTTGCCAAGGATGTCGAGGCCGCGCTGCAGGGCGGCGACGTTGCTTGCCTGCAGGTGCGGATCAAACCGGGTGGTGTGCTCGACGAGGCCGGGACCGAAGCGGTCGCGCGCGCGCTGCTGCCGGTCTGCCGGAAGAATGATGTGGCGCTGATCATCAATGATAGCGTGGATGTGTGCGAAAAGGTCGGCGCGGACGGCGTCCATCTCGGGGCGATGGACATGCGCGTGAAGGACGCCCGCAAGCGCCTCGGCAAGGATCTCATCATCGGCGCGACGGCCAAGAATTCGCGCCATGTCGCCATGGAGGCCGGAGAGCAGGGCGCCGATTATGTCGCGTTCGGCGCTTTCTTTCCGACTGAGACCAAGGCCGATACCGTCCCTGCCGAGCCTGAGCTGCTGGAATGGTGGCAGGCGGTGATGGAAGTCCCCTGCGTCGCGATTGGCGGGATCACGGCAGAGCGCGCCAAGGCCATTTCGCTGGTGGGCGCCGATTTCGTGGCGGTGAGTTCAGCGGTGTGGTCGCATCCGGGCGGGCCGAAGGCGGCTGTGGCCGCGTTCAATGCGGCGCTGGATGAGGCGGAAGGCGCTTTTTAG
- a CDS encoding DUF4282 domain-containing protein: protein MNMISNFLSFEKPMGEVLTKFLFYVGILVILWWGLHDLWHYITWFDNDWDEALWGVIKTPFIVVIRLLILRVLSEFVLSVLRLDKPKV, encoded by the coding sequence ATGAACATGATCTCGAATTTCCTGAGCTTCGAAAAGCCAATGGGCGAGGTGCTCACCAAGTTCCTCTTCTATGTCGGCATCCTTGTTATTCTGTGGTGGGGCCTGCACGACCTCTGGCACTACATCACCTGGTTCGACAATGACTGGGACGAAGCCCTGTGGGGCGTGATCAAGACACCCTTCATTGTCGTGATCCGCCTGCTGATCCTGCGCGTGCTCTCAGAGTTCGTCCTGTCGGTCCTGCGCCTCGACAAACCAAAGGTCTGA
- the efp gene encoding elongation factor P, producing MAKINGNEIKPGNVIEHQGSIWRAVKTNSVKPGKGGAFNQVELRNLINGSKLNERFRSSETVEKIRLEQRDYTYLYDAGDAHAFMNQENYEQIEIQKDFIGDQEVFLQSDMTVVIEFYEDKPIGISLPDQVILTIEETEPVVKGQTAANSFKPAVCENGIRVMVPPFVGQGERIVVQTSDTTYLKRAD from the coding sequence ATGGCCAAAATCAATGGAAACGAAATCAAGCCCGGTAATGTCATCGAGCACCAGGGGTCGATCTGGCGCGCTGTGAAGACCAATTCGGTGAAGCCCGGCAAGGGCGGCGCGTTCAACCAGGTCGAGCTGCGCAACCTTATCAATGGCTCGAAACTGAATGAGCGCTTCCGCTCTTCAGAAACGGTTGAAAAGATCCGTCTCGAGCAGCGCGATTACACCTATCTGTACGATGCCGGTGACGCACACGCTTTCATGAACCAGGAAAACTATGAGCAGATCGAGATCCAGAAGGATTTCATCGGTGATCAGGAAGTCTTCCTGCAGAGTGACATGACGGTCGTTATCGAATTTTACGAAGACAAGCCGATCGGTATTTCCCTGCCGGATCAGGTGATCCTGACGATTGAGGAAACAGAGCCTGTGGTCAAAGGCCAGACGGCTGCCAACAGCTTTAAGCCGGCCGTCTGCGAGAATGGCATCCGGGTCATGGTCCCGCCATTTGTCGGTCAGGGCGAGCGCATCGTCGTGCAGACCTCCGACACGACCTATCTGAAACGCGCCGACTAG
- a CDS encoding inositol monophosphatase family protein produces MSKPSPVGTVMINAARQAGRSLARDFGEVENLQISKKGPADFVSNADHRAEEIIYESLSKARPGYGFLMEERGVVEGTDKSNRFIVDPLDGTLNFLHGQPHYAVSIALEREGKLLTGVVYDVAKNEIFWAETGRGAWLDQRKLFVANRKRLEESVFATGTPWIGKGEASHRQFAQEIAAITPVTAGIRRYGSAALDLAYVAAGRFDGFWERGLKPWDIAAGIVLVREAGGFVDEIEGGDVQTTGNIIAANEPLLPKLKERLRKAKAFGE; encoded by the coding sequence ATGTCCAAACCCTCCCCCGTCGGAACCGTGATGATCAATGCCGCCCGCCAGGCCGGGCGCTCGCTTGCGCGCGATTTTGGCGAGGTGGAAAACCTTCAGATTTCCAAGAAGGGGCCTGCCGATTTCGTCTCCAATGCCGACCACCGCGCCGAAGAGATCATCTATGAAAGCCTCTCCAAGGCACGGCCGGGCTATGGCTTCCTCATGGAAGAGCGCGGCGTCGTCGAAGGCACAGACAAGTCGAACCGTTTCATCGTTGACCCGCTCGACGGCACGCTGAACTTCCTGCACGGCCAGCCGCACTATGCTGTGTCGATCGCGCTGGAGCGCGAAGGCAAGCTGCTGACGGGCGTCGTTTATGATGTCGCCAAGAACGAGATTTTCTGGGCTGAGACGGGCCGCGGCGCGTGGCTCGACCAGCGCAAGCTGTTCGTGGCGAACCGCAAACGCCTCGAAGAGAGCGTGTTCGCGACCGGCACGCCGTGGATCGGCAAGGGCGAGGCTTCACACCGCCAGTTCGCGCAGGAGATCGCGGCCATCACGCCGGTGACGGCCGGCATTCGCCGCTATGGTTCTGCTGCGCTTGATCTGGCTTATGTCGCTGCGGGCCGTTTCGACGGCTTCTGGGAACGCGGCCTCAAGCCGTGGGACATTGCGGCGGGGATCGTCCTGGTCCGTGAAGCCGGCGGTTTTGTTGACGAGATCGAAGGCGGCGACGTTCAGACGACGGGCAATATCATTGCCGCGAATGAACCGCTCCTGCCGAAGCTGAAAGAGCGTCTGCGCAAAGCCAAGGCCTTCGGGGAATAA
- a CDS encoding ABC transporter transmembrane domain-containing protein gives MSDTSSQTVNDRRETGGQQAGADRPKGRSVKPLALLWPYVKRHIGLVFIAAIFLVVAAMSALTIPWLFGQAVDAGESGERGTQLLETIDRYFFYVLAAAIAMGILSALRFYFVSRFGERVAADLRTDLYSKLLSLSPRFHANIRSGEAVSRLTADVSLIETFLGSSASLATRTILSTVGAIIMMLVTNWKLGGTLLLMIPLAMFPVMFIGRIIRGASNTAQTKLADAGAQASEALDAIELVQAYGQEKQREASFTAAAEAVFRAALKRITARSFMILAVSIMLLGGMVGILWLGARSVANGNMTPGELTQMILYAFYAGSGFGMLAEVWGEVMRAAGAADRATEILDETPEIRAPATILPTAKDHRGHLVFDKVDFSYGTEDAPALKGFSLDVQPGEFVALVGPSGAGKSTVFRLALRLFDPQSGRILVDDVAASDTDPALWRAQFAYAPQESALFTGTARENIAFGALGAVSDEHLVKAATMAEAWRFLEEKGGLNADIGQKGRSLSGGQRQRVALARALVREAPILLLDEATSALDSESEGLVQKAIATAAEGRSTLVIAHRLSTIRRANRIIVMDDGRIVEEGSHDALVEKGGLYARLAEMQFAAAAE, from the coding sequence ATGAGTGACACGAGCAGCCAAACGGTCAACGACCGGCGCGAAACCGGAGGGCAGCAGGCCGGTGCAGATCGTCCGAAGGGCCGAAGCGTCAAGCCGCTTGCCCTGCTCTGGCCCTATGTGAAGCGGCATATCGGCCTCGTCTTCATCGCCGCCATCTTCCTTGTTGTAGCCGCGATGTCGGCCCTGACCATCCCGTGGTTGTTCGGTCAGGCCGTTGATGCTGGCGAGAGCGGGGAGCGAGGCACGCAGCTCCTCGAGACGATTGACCGCTACTTCTTCTACGTCCTGGCCGCCGCCATCGCGATGGGCATTCTCTCGGCGCTTCGCTTCTATTTCGTCTCGCGCTTCGGCGAACGCGTCGCCGCTGACCTGCGCACGGACCTTTATTCAAAACTGCTCAGCCTCAGCCCGCGCTTCCATGCCAATATCCGCTCCGGCGAAGCGGTGTCGCGCCTTACCGCAGACGTCTCGCTGATCGAGACCTTTCTTGGCTCATCGGCCTCGCTCGCCACCCGCACCATCCTCTCGACAGTCGGTGCCATCATCATGATGCTCGTCACCAACTGGAAGCTCGGCGGCACCCTCCTCCTGATGATCCCACTCGCCATGTTCCCGGTCATGTTCATCGGCCGCATCATTCGCGGTGCCTCCAACACGGCGCAGACCAAGCTCGCTGATGCCGGCGCGCAGGCATCAGAAGCGCTCGACGCGATCGAACTCGTGCAGGCCTATGGCCAGGAAAAACAGCGCGAGGCCTCCTTCACCGCCGCCGCAGAAGCCGTCTTCAGAGCCGCGCTGAAACGGATCACCGCCCGCAGCTTCATGATCCTCGCCGTGTCCATCATGCTGCTTGGAGGCATGGTTGGTATCCTCTGGCTCGGGGCCCGTTCCGTCGCCAATGGCAACATGACCCCCGGTGAGCTCACCCAGATGATCCTCTACGCCTTCTATGCTGGCTCCGGTTTCGGCATGCTTGCTGAGGTCTGGGGCGAGGTCATGCGGGCTGCCGGCGCCGCAGACCGGGCCACCGAAATCCTCGATGAGACGCCGGAAATCCGCGCGCCCGCCACTATCCTGCCAACCGCGAAAGACCATCGCGGCCATCTCGTCTTCGACAAGGTCGACTTCTCCTATGGCACGGAGGATGCGCCCGCCCTGAAGGGTTTCTCGCTCGATGTGCAGCCCGGCGAATTCGTCGCGCTTGTTGGCCCATCGGGGGCCGGCAAGTCGACCGTTTTCCGCCTCGCGCTTCGCCTGTTTGACCCGCAATCTGGCCGTATCCTCGTCGATGACGTCGCCGCCAGCGACACAGACCCGGCCCTCTGGCGCGCCCAGTTCGCCTATGCCCCGCAGGAATCGGCCCTCTTCACCGGCACGGCCCGCGAGAATATCGCCTTCGGCGCGCTCGGCGCCGTCTCCGACGAGCACCTCGTCAAGGCCGCGACCATGGCCGAAGCCTGGCGCTTTCTTGAGGAAAAAGGCGGGCTCAATGCCGATATCGGCCAGAAAGGCCGCAGCCTGTCCGGCGGCCAGCGCCAGCGCGTCGCCCTTGCCCGCGCGCTCGTCCGCGAAGCCCCGATCCTGCTGCTCGATGAGGCGACATCCGCCCTCGACAGCGAAAGCGAAGGTCTCGTTCAGAAAGCCATCGCGACCGCCGCCGAAGGCCGCTCAACCCTCGTCATCGCGCACCGGCTCTCCACGATCCGCCGCGCTAACCGCATTATCGTGATGGATGATGGCCGCATCGTCGAGGAAGGCAGCCATGACGCGCTTGTCGAAAAAGGCGGACTCTATGCGCGGCTTGCTGAAATGCAGTTCGCGGCGGCAGCGGAGTAG
- the rpmE gene encoding 50S ribosomal protein L31, whose protein sequence is MKAEGHPDYHFITVVMTDGTEYQTRSTYGKEGDKLTLDIDSSSHPAWTGGTQQLDRGGRVSRFKDKFKGFV, encoded by the coding sequence ATGAAAGCCGAAGGCCATCCCGATTACCACTTCATTACCGTCGTCATGACAGACGGTACCGAGTACCAGACCCGCTCGACCTACGGCAAGGAAGGCGACAAGCTTACGCTGGACATCGATTCCAGCTCGCACCCAGCCTGGACCGGCGGCACCCAGCAGCTCGACCGCGGTGGCCGCGTGTCGCGCTTCAAGGACAAGTTCAAAGGCTTCGTGTAA
- the zapE gene encoding cell division protein ZapE, with translation MSVESAYKARIANGQLIEDPSQLEAARKLDGVLDRLKNAGSGGLFSKPPQIRGLYMWGGVGRGKSMLMDLFHELSPVPSKRVHFHEFMGRVQDEMNTWREMSDTERRRAAHRVRKAGNDPIAPVAKLIASEAKLLCFDEFQVTQIADAMILGRLFEDLFERRVTVVATSNRHPDELYKNGLNRQLFLPFIDIIKDQCEVFHLASERDYRLERLKEAPVWHVLTGDEAEARLDKAFDRLTLGAQPNQCFLHVKGRKLLVPREAAGVARFTFDELCARPLGSRDYLTIAANFHTVLIDDIPKLTKDKRNEAARFVALIDALYEARVKLVATSAADADTLYPAGDGSFEFQRTASRLHEMRSEEYLALEHRVPPRVEKSESGGDEGPDGET, from the coding sequence ATGAGTGTCGAGTCTGCCTACAAAGCCCGGATCGCCAATGGCCAGCTGATCGAGGACCCGTCCCAGCTTGAGGCGGCCCGCAAACTCGACGGCGTGCTTGACCGGCTGAAGAATGCCGGCTCCGGCGGCCTTTTCAGCAAACCGCCGCAGATTCGCGGTCTCTATATGTGGGGCGGCGTCGGGCGCGGAAAATCCATGCTGATGGACCTCTTCCATGAGCTTTCGCCCGTTCCCTCCAAACGCGTCCATTTTCATGAATTCATGGGCCGGGTTCAGGATGAGATGAATACCTGGCGGGAGATGAGCGACACTGAGCGCCGCCGCGCCGCTCACCGGGTTCGCAAGGCTGGAAATGATCCAATCGCCCCAGTGGCGAAACTGATCGCCTCAGAGGCGAAATTGCTTTGTTTCGATGAGTTTCAGGTCACGCAGATTGCCGACGCGATGATCCTGGGCCGCTTGTTCGAGGATCTGTTCGAGCGCCGCGTCACGGTCGTCGCCACATCGAACCGCCACCCTGACGAGCTTTACAAGAACGGTCTCAACCGCCAGCTCTTCCTGCCCTTCATCGACATCATCAAGGATCAATGCGAGGTCTTCCACCTCGCTTCGGAACGCGACTACCGGCTGGAACGCCTGAAGGAAGCCCCTGTCTGGCATGTCCTGACGGGCGACGAGGCCGAAGCGCGCCTCGACAAGGCATTTGACCGCCTCACGCTCGGCGCGCAGCCCAATCAGTGCTTCCTGCATGTGAAAGGCCGCAAGCTGCTCGTCCCGCGCGAGGCGGCGGGCGTGGCGCGCTTCACCTTTGACGAGCTATGCGCCCGCCCGCTTGGCTCACGGGACTATCTCACCATCGCCGCCAATTTTCACACCGTCCTCATCGACGACATTCCGAAGCTTACAAAGGACAAACGCAATGAAGCGGCCCGCTTTGTTGCCCTGATCGATGCGCTTTATGAGGCACGCGTCAAACTCGTCGCGACCTCGGCCGCAGACGCCGACACGCTATATCCGGCCGGTGATGGCAGTTTTGAATTCCAGCGCACGGCGAGCCGCCTCCACGAAATGCGCTCAGAGGAATATCTCGCTCTCGAACACCGTGTGCCGCCGCGCGTCGAAAAATCAGAAAGTGGCGGCGACGAAGGCCCCGACGGCGAGACCTGA
- a CDS encoding rhomboid family intramembrane serine protease → MENFAAYPATLTLIAVNVAASIFAWSNPQFLMGNLFYVAGIRQRREYHRFLTSGFLHGGVFHLLINMFVLFQFGRIIESVLGTPKFLIVYFAALLGGNVWAYLENFRNMEYRALGASGATSGVILSFCLFMPFATLILFIIPMPAVVFAIAFIGISIMLAQNENRVIGHEAHIGGAICGLLATIAVEPGALHIFSEQVARVLGGG, encoded by the coding sequence ATGGAGAATTTTGCCGCCTATCCGGCCACCCTTACCCTGATCGCGGTAAACGTTGCCGCCAGCATATTTGCCTGGTCGAACCCGCAATTCCTGATGGGAAACCTGTTCTATGTCGCCGGCATCCGCCAGCGGCGTGAATATCACCGTTTCCTGACCTCAGGCTTCCTGCACGGCGGTGTCTTCCACTTGCTCATCAACATGTTCGTCCTTTTCCAGTTCGGGCGGATCATTGAAAGCGTTCTCGGCACGCCGAAATTCCTCATCGTCTATTTCGCCGCCCTTCTTGGCGGCAATGTCTGGGCGTATCTGGAGAATTTCCGCAATATGGAATACCGCGCGCTCGGGGCCTCAGGCGCAACCAGCGGCGTCATCCTGTCCTTCTGCCTGTTCATGCCGTTCGCGACGCTGATCCTCTTCATCATCCCGATGCCTGCCGTCGTTTTCGCAATTGCCTTCATCGGTATCTCGATCATGCTGGCGCAGAATGAGAACCGCGTCATCGGACATGAAGCGCATATTGGCGGCGCGATCTGCGGCCTGCTTGCCACGATCGCTGTTGAGCCGGGGGCTCTGCACATCTTCTCCGAACAGGTGGCCAGGGTCCTTGGAGGCGGGTGA